In Plasmodium falciparum 3D7 genome assembly, chromosome: 13, the following are encoded in one genomic region:
- a CDS encoding serine/threonine protein kinase, FIKK family, with translation MKKKENTQKLLNFVYYKIYLTFIVGLLYIFLLNILINHGGSKNDVRFTNIRCVRIFSENIKNINEISKKIYLYNIKNEKDDIICRDSLDNINEINNKINYTSVKGEDIIILKEGKYKNGCSDINFLDRKDVNKNDDQSFRNYHKTNNNKDENVNMKSYVYNWELGQKSLIKMLDYADNFYFNGVKYSDWKLTSMRRFNLNNNVLKDHKTYKSIINSKKGNDMKKVKLFIKKIPIDIWVEQFNLMKKYEGEYLIDKENYVMEAVSLAFLNEYYPGITPKFYKILYESDKNNMNEKNCKKYKFQDLNELNDILTKKLENNINGNIVLISEFFGENVFDYIKRKKNTLFVVSDISNEDKKKILYNSLNLLMRLHNAGLTHLDLSPDNMLISPKNYEMRLCDLSQSTPIYTNKLRHKEKLNSIKPFESFEPCIGKIEYIPPECWKIVWKYKMNNIKNPIEYLKNISNQEERKKYYYDVSCADKYMLGIFFIWMWNNGFIWKCSDPIQDKIFEIFMKSNMDLNKFIMTKSWPHELNNLINKLLHMEHRKTVKLSDLSRHPWWSSKN, from the exons atgaaaaagaaagaaaatacacaaaaattattaaattttgtatattataaaatttatttaacatTTATTGTTGggttgttatatatatttttatta aatatattaattaatcaTGGAGGTTCAAAAAATGATGTGCGTTTTACTAATATTAGATGTGTGAGGATTTTTtcagaaaatataaaaaatattaatgagatatctaagaaaatatacttgtataatataaaaaatgagaaggatgatattatatgtagGGATTCATTAGATAAcattaatgaaataaataataaaattaactaTACTTCCGTAAAGGGagaagatataataattttaaaagaagGGAAGTATAAGAATGGTTGTAgtgatattaattttttagatAGAAAAGATgtgaataaaaatgatgatcaATCTTTTAGAAATTAccataaaacaaataataataaagatgaaaATGTGAATATGAAAtcttatgtatataattggGAATTAGGTCAGAAATCATTAATAAAGATGTTAGATTATGcagataatttttattttaatggtGTGAAATATAGTGACTGGAAATTAACATCTATGAGAagatttaatttaaataataatgttttgAAGGAtcataaaacatataaaagtataattaattcaaaaaaagggaatgatatgaaaaaagtaaaattatttataaaaaaaatacctaTTGATATATGGGTAGAACAATTTAAtttgatgaaaaaatatgaagGAGAATATTTAAtagataaagaaaattatgtAATGGAAGCAGTTTCTTTAGCTTTTTTGAATGAATATTATCCAGGAATAACTcctaaattttataaaatattatatgagtcagataaaaataatatgaatgaaaagaattgcaaaaaatataaatttcaagatttaaatgaattaaatgatatattaacaaaaaaattagaaaataatattaatggtaATATAGTATTAATATCTGAATTTTTTGGTGAAAATGtatttgattatataaaaaggaaaaaaaatactttatTTGTTGTGTCAGATATAAGtaatgaagataaaaaaaaaatcctttataattcattaaatttattaatgagATTACATAATGCTGGATTAACTCATCTTGATTTATCTCCTGATAATATGTTAATTTCaccaaaaaattatgaaatgcGTCTATGTGATTTGTCTCAATCTACACCTATTTATACTAATAAATTAAGacataaagaaaaattaaattctaTAAAACCTTTTGAATCATTTGAACCTTGTATAGGAAAAATTGAATATATACCTCCGGAATGTTGGAAAATTGTgtggaaatataaaatgaataatattaaaaatccaattgaatatttaaaaaatatttcaaaccaagaagaaagaaaaaaatattattatgatgtatCGTGTGCTGATAAGTATATGTTAGgaatcttttttatttggaTGTGGAATAATGGTTTTATATGGAAATGTTCAGATCCAATACAAGACAAAATTTTTgaaatttttatgaaatcTAATATGGATttgaataaatttattatgacAAAAAGTTGGCCTCATGAACTGAACAATTTGATAAac aaatTGTTACATATGGAGCATAGGAAGACTGTAAAATTAAGTGATTTGAGTAGGCATCCATGGTGGTCtagtaaaaattaa